In Cicer arietinum cultivar CDC Frontier isolate Library 1 chromosome 7, Cicar.CDCFrontier_v2.0, whole genome shotgun sequence, the genomic window TGAAACAGTTGCTTTAAAAGTAATGGATTCACCCGGTTCGATTCAAGGTGAGAGAGAGTTTCATAACGAACTCTCTTTATGTTCAAATCTTCGTTCTCCTTTCATTCTTTCACTTCTCGGTTATTCGTCGGACCGGTCCGGTCGAAAGCTTGTTTTAGTTTACGAACTCATGTCGAACCGGAGTCTACAAGACGCACTATTAGACCGGAGGTGCAGTGAATTGATGTGTTGGTCGAACCGGTTCGATGTTGCGGTTTCGGTTGCTAAAGGATTAGAGTATCTTCATCATAACTGTCACCCTCCCGTGATTCACGGGGATATAAAACCTAGTAATGTTCTTTTGGATCGTGAATTTAGGGCTAAGATTGGGGATTTTGGACTTGCTAGGGTTAAGAGTTTGGAAGATTCTGGAATGGGGGTAATGGTGGAGGAGATTCAAGTTCAAgagaagaaaaagagagaggttgttgatgttgttgttgttgaagattGTTGTAGTTCTGTTTCTGTTGTTGAGGAATTGGAGAGTGTGGTTACTAATACTACTGTTGGATTAGGGGATCGGTCACCGAGGTCGCCGGAGAGTTGTAATGTGAGGGTTTTGGATTCCGATGCTTCGCCGGAGGTGGCAGTTGTTTCGCCGCCGGAGATGATTGGGGTTGAGAAATTGAGTGTTGTGTCTGATGGGTGTTTTGATAAGTTTAGTATTGATAGTGGAAATCAGAGGAAGAAGGGCGGTGGTGGTTCTGGGAGGGATTGGTGGTGGAAACAAGAGAATAATGGGGGAGGTTCGGAGTCAGGGAGAGTGAAGGATTATGTGATGGAGTGGATTGGGAGTGAGATAAAGAAGGAGAGACCTAAGAGTAGTGAGTGGGTTGGTTCCGGATCTTCAATTTGTTCAGGTGGTGGTGACGTGGCAGCGGTTTTGTCTAAGGTGGAGGGTAAGAAgaagcagaggaagaagatggaatggTGGGCTTCACTTGATGAGGAGAAAGTTAAAGGGAAGAAGAATAGGAAACCAAGGGAATGGTGGAAAGAGGAGTTTTGTGAGGAGCTTTCAAAGAAGAGTAGGAAGAAAAAGAGAAGCCTTGATTGTCGTGGCGGTAATGGCGGGGAATCGTGGTGGCAAAAAGACGAGGATGTAAGCGGTTCGGCAgtggagaagaagaaaaagagaaaaagtaaGAGTAGTAGAGGGAGTATTGATTGGTGGTTAGATGGTTTAAGTGGTGAACTTAGGAATAATGGAAGGAGAAATAGTCAAGATTGGGGTAATAATGGTGATATACCAAAGAGTGGTGGAATTAGTAGCACACCAAGTATGAGAGGAACAGTTTGTTACATTGCTCCTGAATATGGTGGTGGTGGACAATTATCTGAGAAATGTGATGTGTATAGTTTTGGCGTTCTACTTTTGGTTTTGGTTGCTGGTAGAAGACCACTTCAAGTAACAGCATCACCAATTTCAGAATTTGAGAGAGCAAATCTAATTTCATGGGCTAGACAATTAGCTCATAATGGGAAACTTTTGGAACTTGTTGACACTTCAATTCATTCTTTGGATAAAGAACAGGCATTGCTCTGTATCACCATTGCATTGTTGTGTCTTCAAAGATCTCCTGGTAAAAGGCCTTCCATGAAAGAGATTGTTGAAATGCTTTCTGGTGAGGCTGAACCACCCCATTTGCCCTTTGAATTCTCACCTTCACCACCCTCTAATTTCCTTTTCAAATCTAGGAAAAAAGCTAGGTAGGTGAGTTTTGCTTACTGAGTAAGTAAGTTATTAGAGTcttattattgttatcattatcattaacttttatgtgtttatttgttttaggaCAACTCTAATTTTATTCACCATTTGTAGAAACTAATGATGAGAAAaatgtgagaaaaaaaaatagtgactaATCAGTGTTACAAGCCTTGCATAAATCCATTTCTTACCTTTCTGTACTTTTTTATATATGACTATTCATTCTGACCTATTTCTTGtgctttttaattttaatgtgaaagaactttttgagcTCAATGATTTGTTGAATTTCAGGAAATTCTGGGTCTTTTTAAAGTTGAAGGAACATTTCTTTTACTTTCGATTGGCCACTTTTGAACGAATATATATTTGCTTATTAGTTATTAGTGCTATTTGATTATAATTGTAAGAATAAGATTCAGACAAAGATTTATTCATCTTTTTTGTTGTTCTAActttttaaagttatatttaGATTTAGATTGTGATGTCTTTTGTAGTATGAGTTTCAGTTGAAGGGAACATATTCAGGCCCCATTTTTTCTTGTCTTTTACAAGTAATTATGATGTTACTGTGAGAGCTGAGTGGAGTATCCACTGTCTGTGGAAATTGTGAGAAATATACCATCATTTTATCATAAGTGCTTGGACCTACAACAagtatatttcttttttcattcatgaactttattttttgcaaaGCTATTTCTAATCATCTATGAATATCCAAATAGAATGATAAATTGAAAACATTTGATTCTTTATTAGAAACACAAAATGACCTTTTTTTTTCCTGAAGAAATAGCTGTCTTTGTGATTAGCCTAAcaataacatatttatttgttgaaatgataaatttagCTTTAATATTATCAATGGAAGAATCAAATACACTCGCCGATTTTTTCTAGGGTGTCTttagtttgttttttgttttatattcaTAATTGAATAAGGTGATGTTATTGTTTGAGGCAAAACACatcaacataatttttatattaaaaaaacaactaTCCTTAATTTTCCATCTTACTAAAGGATCTGTATGATGTCTATAAAATGTTAtctgtttctttttaattgtcatatttttttttttaaagaaacttctattttggatgaatattttgcaCCGAGATAATGCAAGAAACTTGCAACTCTCGCGTGATTGAATTTCTGATTATGTTGGTCGATATAGCAAATAATTAATAGCCATTTATATTGTTACTTGAATATTAATGTCCGTTTAGTTATCAGTTTAATGGACAAAAAGTTCGATTGACTTCGACTCGTTTTAACAAGATTCACGTGGCCAAGGTGGTCTAGATCTAGATATTAATTGACACGAGAAGTTGAGCATGAAATTCCGTACTTCACTTTTAACAAAACCATGTTATCAAACGAGGGGCACAATTAATATTCTTATTATAATTGTCACATTTAAAGAAAACTTGTTTTCAATTAACCACTCCGTTTCAATATAATTGCTGCTTATTTCacgcaaatttaaaaaatatgataaatgaaTAAAAGTGAATGatgattttatcaaattatttatattaattatttatttatttttgttattataaatacaaaataaaaaataataaattgagaGTGATGCAAACAATATTAGTTAGAAGGtacaattgaaataaaataattaaacttgtattgaaaattaaaaatgacaattattttgagataaatatttttacaaatgtgACAATTATTTTGGGAAGAAGGAAGTTATcgtttaaatataataataattattgatttgTTAATAATACTCCTAGTTAGTTATtgtaaaaagataaatattagaaatgagataataaataattaaagttattaTAGAAAATAGATAAACAATACCTTCAAAAGTAgcaaatttaaattgattattttttatagggGTGTTCATGATTACAGGTAAACCCATAAATTCAATCACCAAAACCAATCCAACCCGTATTTCGACCAAATCCTCTCAAGTACGTGACTAACTCGAGCTAATCCATTAAACTCAATTATGTTCGGTTCGAGTAGTGGATTTTACATTTTGAACTTGCAAATCCAATTCATTGACAcaccatatatatttttatttatctttttactattgatgtatagttaaaatttagtcGTTGGACTATGTTTGataatttattgttaatttaattaatttaagtgttttgttgtgttagtgtatatattttaagtattaaataaaatgttgcgatatagttttattattttttagatattcaagtatttaaatttaattataattaaaaaaattctttattaTTTGCGAATCCAATCCGCTCATAATTGGGTTGATTTGATGGAAAAATTATGGGTTGAGAGTTCAACTCAACTCAAATTAAATTGATCGATTCGAGTATCAGATTTGAACAAAAACAACTCAACTCAACTCAACCCATGTATACTCCTACTTTTTTAGTTGTCcgaagatataataaaatttcactGTGTGCTGCCATGATTATACAGTTTcatattatacttatttttttgtttatcgaAATTTAGGTTGTGAGGATGGTGTGCAATTAAAGGTAGGAAAGACATTCGAGTTCATTGAACACTTTTAAAGAGATTTGCAGTCACTGAACACTCCTGGAGTCAACGGATCCGTTGACTTTACGAGTAAATTTGAGATAAATTATACTACTTAATAACTCAACATAAACGATAAATTTCATTAATCCAATCGTtgattattgatataatatattaatgatcaaacaaacaaaattttatataaatctgAAAACATTAGTTGTATAATCTAACAATcgatatttacttatattttttaaaaacttattatacattcatttgaaattatttaatgaagtatcaaataattttaaaattttataaaaaattgtggaATTGATCTACTCaataaaatcttttaatttgacaattaaatttataaaattaatcgtttatattgaattttttaggtagattaatttatcttaaacgTACCTCTAAAATCAATAGATTTCCAGTAGGGAGAGATCTATTGACTCCAAAGGTTAATCTAAAGTAAAATACTCGCCATATACGATAAATTTCAAACTAGACTTATAAAATCTTAatatggtttttaaaaaatattgaggGCAGAGAAAGATTCTTCCGGATTTCAACTTACTTTTTGGGAGCAAAGGCAATCCAATCCAAACAATAACAGACAAAAGATAATCACAGGAGGTTATTTCTATGTTTTTTTGAATTCACTGCATAAGTGGTGTTTTTTTGGTTTACCAACTTAAACTTAgttgtgtgtgtttttttttttaacttgtttgATTGTTCGCATAGAATGGGTTTTATCCTAAAACTAGATTACTAATTGTGCTATCAAATATACTAACAGTTCTACCATGATAGAATCTTATTTTACTCAGTGATAatcaaatatacttttaaatagcataaaatatattaaataataaactaaGAGCTTATCTAAAAAAGTGTTCaatgtaaattttaataaaatatttcgcCTCTTTTccacattttattattataaaatttatttattttactaaaaatggtaatatctctaatttttttagagatCCATATTAGACATATCCATAAATAatacaaaatcaaaaaattaagataaattaaacttaaatttatataaaatgagTGTATTATATGTTTTGTAGCATAAAAATGAATTGGATTCAGACCTGTATTAGAGTTTTTTTCATCTCGagaaagattaaaataatttaaatatatgattcatGTAAGTAATTATGCATTTTTTACTGTTAgtctttgtaaatttttttatttcattttaatctttgcaaaatatatattttttttggttttttatccttgttcttttgttttaatctttagAAGTTTTTTATTACAACGTGTCcctaaactatatatatatatatatataatatgtaattttaGTCCTTCAATTATCATCGATGTAAGAAATTACAGggaacaatttaaataaaaattacttttgaaaatattaaaacaaaagatcaacgactaaaaacaaaacaaaaatatataaggataataatcaaacaaaaaaatttaaagagattaaaataaaaaatatatctatatgCAAAGACCAATCATATATCTAAGTCTAATTTAATACATCATATGTCTCACTTATTTAATTGAAAAGATGTCAAATTACATGTGTAAGAAGACAACATTTTGGGATAGGAGGTAGAGCTATCAAATCAGAATACTCGACGCATAAAGTGTCGGTCTTAGATAGGTTGTGAGTTGGTCGGGTAACCCacacattttttataatattttttttttacttattatacttttaatttctTTGCAATTGTTTTAACTTGAAAATTTTCTTCGAtgcctatttaaaaaaaattatagtatacTACTTATTTATTAAGTATTCTTTATACACAAACTCAAttcaaaatttccaaaatagCACATTATCGaaacaacacacaaattaaaataaattcaaattatcCAAAAGTTAGAAATATTATCTAGCATAACACAATTGAATTTAGATTTGTCTAACATAACccaaactcaaacaaaatttaaataaagtgcTAAATAGTTTTAATGTGACTCTAAAATAAGTGTTTTTAGACTCTTTGAGCaatgttcatattttttaaagtgtTGGATGATTGTCCACctaagaaaataaagaaattgattgtttaaaatatataaccaaataaagaaattgattatttaatatatataaccaATTTTATAACCAACTAAGTCGGGTGTATATCTTTTGGACAATTTTTTATGTGGgtcaatttttctattttttttttttaaattggttaTACGGACGGATACCGGACTACCCGGTACCTATATGAGCTAACTAGAATGAGTAACAAATTTATATGGACCGGGCTAAAAATCCCTGGAAAAATTTGGGCTGAAATTATTAGAAACAAGTCATGTGTTTTAGAGGGTTGGCCCATTCAGGCTAATCCATTTTGACAGTTCTAATAGGAGACAACAACCAAAGGAGAGACGAGAAAAAGTCAATATCACTTTTGTTTTGCAAGTATACAAAGTCAAACAagtaataaaacaataaataaagatCATTTTCACGAAGAttgatttaatataattttcataaataatatattaaattaattagcgAATGGAATATTCATGTGACATAgagaaaagaaaactaaaataatataaatataatgtttGAGGCTAATCCATTTTGACAGTTCTAATAGGAGACAACAACCAAAGGAGAGACGAGAAAAAGTCAATATCACTTTTGTTTTGCAAGTATACAAAGTCAAACAagtaataaaacaataaataaagatCATTTTCACGAAGAttgatttaatataattttcataaataatatattaaattaattagcgAATGGAATATTCATGTGACATagagaaaagaaaattaaaataaatataatgtttGAGGTGtaattgatgaaaaaaattgaatttatatttctttgactaTTTCGTAGTTACTAGTGATGACGCGTGAGAAGTTGTAACACCTAAGTGCTTTTGATCTAGTTTTGTCTTTCAACAACataataaacaagaaaaaataaataatattccCTTATGTATAAGTTCTCATAATATTAATGTCATAATCAGTTAAAATATGAGTTTCACTTTATGGCGCTAATCCTTATGTCTAACTGATTAAGTTAGTGAGATATGTCAATTCACTACACTTATATTTAAGACACCCATTCATTACTTGCTTTCACAAATCAATAAACCTAACTTTGTCAAACCCTAAATTAATATATGACAATAAATCTCATGAACTAAAAGTGCACAAACATTCATAAGCATCTAATTTAAATAGGACCAACAATCAACACGTGCAACCAAAACATTGACCCAAGGGCCCCAATTAGGGAAGacctcaaatttttttttaatagtatacTTGATATTTGAAAAATTGCGTTGATATATCTAATTTTATACATTGAACACTCTAAATTTGTATATTTGCATCTTATCTCTAGAATAAATAGCCAGATTTCCACCAATGGAGTATGTGGCAGTTGTTGCATTCTACTAGGCGCCACCATCCACTACCAAATGTTCTTGAATCTTGATTTCAGAATTTTGTGATATTAGGGGCCCAATTCTTAGATTTGAACAGGATCTCCAAAAACATTAAGACGACATTGAATTTAAACATAACTAAttcataatcaaattaaattccACATAAATCAACATAAATGGTTTAGCTCATGGTGAGCAAGACAATAAACAAAGACAAGAAACTTAGGTACAAATTCATTATAATGACAAATGAGTATTAAATAGATAGTCTAAGTGAATCTCCAATAGAGCACCAAAGATTTGTCAATTCGCCAGTTGCTCTAGTTAGAGATACATCACCTTGCTCTGATTATGCTATGGAAGAATGAAAATGGAATGGAAGTTGGAGGTAGGTGATGGAGTTGGAACTACAATTAGACCTATAGTAGAGAGATTTTTAATGTCATCTTTATACTCTCTCTCTTTACATAATGGGTCAACCCTAAAATGGTAATGAACGATAAAAGACTTAAAGAATaagaaatatttctttttcttgaaatttgcACCTGTCACCCTAACTAGGGACCACTTGTTTTGTCATATATGCTTGTACCCTTTCTCCTCATTTCAATTTCAGCTCAGAAATACAATGGTCTACAATTTTGCTCAAGTTAAACCATTACGCACTGGTACTACAACACTTGAGAGCATTTCAAAACTTAGTTTTGCACACTAGAGCAATACatgaaatttaacaaaaacaagCACAAAGTTGTGCTTAACTCAAAATAATTCTAAATCTTACTATTCCTAATTAAAGTAAACAAACTAACATAAATTACTCAATTAAGAGTCATCAACTTTCTCACAACTTATAACAGTAAAATCGTGAAAGAAGATTCGTTAACCGTTACATCAAGATAACGTTTTGATAACAAGTTTAAGACACATAGGTCTTCGTTTTCAATAATTAGATCATCAAAAATAGATTTGGAGCAAGAGATATTGAGATTACAAACAACTACAATTTTTAGGTATTTTTATCTTCGTGTTCTCATTTATCTCCATTTGTGCTTTGTTGTTTTGACTTATTTTTGACACAAATTTTACACCATATTGAAACTCTAATTTCCcattatttgattataattgAGTTGTTTTTTTACCTTTATTTTACGAGGTTTTACACCTTAAAGTCATGATGTTTTTTAAGcctttgattttttgttttttttttttgtttgcaagctatatataaattgtttatcGTCGCATGTTCTTGTAATTTGAGAGAATTTTGTTTCCGTTTTCTATGGCATTGCAACTGTATTCTTGTATTTTATTCCCCTTCATAATTGTAATTAGTgctttttaaatataaagatgACATATTTGAATgatatcaatattaataatcATTTGTGGATGAGCAACAAGATTAAGGGTTCtccatataaatataaatatgcaaTTGAACTATTGAAAGTAATGAACTCTCCATAATTgttttctcaatatttttttatatgttaaggGCATACTTAAACACTTTTATTGAGAATGATGTGCTTACTGAAAGAATTAATCTTCAACgacatttttttcaaattataaaatattaattattaattcatgTATTGTATTGCATTCATTAcctgattttgtttttttatgacgcaaaaaattattattagtcttcccatgcaaaaaaaaaaaaaaatagtgaaataGAAGGTATTGAAATGATTCAAATTGTCTGCAAGATGAGAATGAATTCTCACCATTGTTTTACTATGATGTTTTTTTCATATGATTTCACTGTTTTTTTTGAGTTTCTTCTTcgacttataatattttttagattgatCAATCTAGAGAtatactttataaaaaaaaaatattatggatTGACAAATTCAAAATTGTATTCTAGATGTTTTTGAAATTACAGGAGATAGAAGAAGAagctacttttattttttaatttttttttttatgtcaatGAAGAAAATCTATATGCCAACATGACCAATTTAAAACAATGATATAAGATCAGTCGGAcgaataatttgattttatttttactaaagtgatattctttaatttaaaatagtgaAAACTACATTGATTGAGAATCATACAATTCAAAATCGTTAAAAACGAAAAAGATGAATTTATGGACCTAACCACAACATCcaacaaattaataacataaaagacAAAATGTTTACAAATGTGACAACTATAACAAAACTGAAGTGTTCAAAATACACGTGTATCTAAAGTTGTAATTTTAAAGACGGAAAACAATAATGTCATagtaaaacacaaacaaaaacaaaactgcATTGAGACGACGAAATcgcaaaaaatataaaaaaattaaatatataaaaaatacttatttaaatattaaaaaaaaactttaaagagAAGGTGATTACCGACTAAAAGTTACCTCTCATCAAAAATATGAAAACTGAATTAGGAGGATGCCGGTTAATTGCATCAACATCCCCAATGTGGTACTATTTTGGTTTCCCCAACGAATAATTTGATAAGTGTCCATGTATAGTGGCCAATAGGAATGAATATGAGTCCTATAAGTGTAAATATTGAAATAACCTAGAGAGCAAAAACAAAATAGCCAAATTAGAGCAAGAAAATTACACTTTATATTCTAGACAAAGATTGTTGCATAGAAATGtatgttaatttttgttgtaaaacTAAACCATGTTATATTGAAAGCTATACCCATCCATGTGTTAGATTTGGTTACCATGTAGGATGTGCTTGTTATGTCAATTTAGAATTGGTTTAATATTGTTACgtaattttggtttaaaaatttgatataaatttatcatattCAATTCATTTTCGTGTTTTTAGGTGGAAGACATGAAatcacaaaaatgaaaatgaagtacAATATTTTTTCCAAGCTAGTCATTTATTTAGGATTAATCAAACTttataatcatataaaaaaattgaagttcgTCAATAATTAGGGGTTTGTATTAATAGGTTGGTTGCACAACTTCATCATCGATATTAGAATCAAAACACCCAGTGTATAACTTGTGTGTTGCTCGGATTAAGACATCTATATATATGAGAGATCAAACTACACTAATTTAATGCTACACCAATGTTACATCactcaataatattttaactgatatatattttataaaattttaaattaaaaatttatatcatataaatcatCCATATATAATTTTACATCATGTTTCTTAATTTTCGCAATACTTCACTTTGGAAAGACGGATCCATTTGAGCTTTTGCTATCATGGTCAAGATTGAATGACCTCTCTTTATGCATCCAACGAAGTTGTCCAGCACATCATTGCTCAGACAAATCTGTTTGTTTTGTTGACACTAACTCGCACTGAGAACATGAAGGATCTTATTGATAACATCACTAATTTTTACAACAAGAACAAGTGGTATAGTGGTAGAGTTATATCCTACCATCCTACTGATCCGAGTTCAATTCCAAGAGGGGGCAAATATCTAAGCTATGATGATAATATTTGTGATGTTGTTACATCACATGTCTTCAACCATTGGATGAAAATAGTAAAATTCTGAGCTCATTttcttaaaatgtttttttccaCCTTAAACTCCACACCCTCAAATCCATTCGAATTCGtcatatttgttttcttatctTGTTCTTTTTGCATACACAAATTATCCTCTTGTGTCACCTCCCTCgtagaaaaattaataataccATTTTTCCTATCATCCCAATCCCAAAAACTATAACTCAAAGTTTGAACACAAGTTTTCGAAAACACATTGTCAACATGAAAATCCGAAAGTGCTACCCTAGCCACTACAATGGGACGAGTTTCTTTCTATTTCTTGCATTGTATTGCGAATGTCACCGAGCTTGCATGTGGTTGAATGTCTAACATTAGTTTCTCATTCCGTGAAATTAAACCCTCATTTTCTTTCACCATTTTAATCGTGTAATGAATTTTGATGAACTACACTTATGTTTTGTCCAAAAATGATTGTGATCTCTAAGGATCATGCTTGTTTTTTTCCTTCCATGTTGAGAGTTTTTGTCTACTATAgtaattgtagatattattataaggtgtataattaatatatggCATGCCTTCAGaatgaatattgttttttttttttaaagtcagaATCAATATTGGTTGTGATGAAAAGATTGGAGGTTTATTTTTGGAGCATCGTGTACGTTTTTTAAATGTTtgaacataaattatttatttattttttagagaaagTAATTTGTTTTCATGAAATTATAACAGGTAGAGTAATTACAACAAGAACTAGTGGTATAGTGGTAGAGTTATATCCTACCATCCTACTGATCTGAGTTCGATTCCAAGTAGGTGCAAATATCTGAGCTATGATGATAATATTTGTGATGCCGGTACATCACATGTCTTCAACCACTGGATGAAAGTAGTAAAATTCTGAGCTCATTttcttaaaatgtttttttccaCCTTAAACTCCACACCCTCAAATCCATTAGAATTCGTCATATTTATTTCCTTATCTTGTTCTTTTTCCATACACAAATTATCCTCTTGTGTCACATCCCTCgtagaaaaattaataataccATTTTTCCTATCATCCCACTCCACAAAACTATAACTCAAAGTTTGAACACAAGTTTTCGAAGACACATTGTCTACATGAAAATCCGAAAGTGCTACCCTAGCCACACCAATGGGACGAGTTTCTTTGTATTTCTTGCATTGTATTGCGAATGTCACCGAGCTTGCATGTGGTTGAATGTCTAACATTAATTTCTCATTCCGTGAAATTAAACCCTCATTTTCTTTCACCATTTTAATCATGTAATGAATTTTGATTAACTACACTTAGGTTTTGGCCAAAAATGATTGTGATCTCTAAGGTTCGTGCTTGTTTTTTTCCTTCCATGTTGAGAATTTTTGTCTACTATAGTAATTCTAGATATTATTATAAGGTGTATAAGTAATATATGGAATGGCTTCAGaatgaatattgtttttttttttaaagtcagaATCAATATTGGTTGTGATGAAAAGATTGGAGGTTTATTTTTGGAGCGTTGTGT contains:
- the LOC101502817 gene encoding receptor-like serine/threonine-protein kinase At2g45590 produces the protein MPSRPPPPLPTAAATLTPHHHRQMIIGGGIAAALFLSAVIISILIFLYRKLSHNRTAPFEQSHKRFSYTVLRRATNSFSASTRLGHGGFGSVHKATLPSGETVALKVMDSPGSIQGEREFHNELSLCSNLRSPFILSLLGYSSDRSGRKLVLVYELMSNRSLQDALLDRRCSELMCWSNRFDVAVSVAKGLEYLHHNCHPPVIHGDIKPSNVLLDREFRAKIGDFGLARVKSLEDSGMGVMVEEIQVQEKKKREVVDVVVVEDCCSSVSVVEELESVVTNTTVGLGDRSPRSPESCNVRVLDSDASPEVAVVSPPEMIGVEKLSVVSDGCFDKFSIDSGNQRKKGGGGSGRDWWWKQENNGGGSESGRVKDYVMEWIGSEIKKERPKSSEWVGSGSSICSGGGDVAAVLSKVEGKKKQRKKMEWWASLDEEKVKGKKNRKPREWWKEEFCEELSKKSRKKKRSLDCRGGNGGESWWQKDEDVSGSAVEKKKKRKSKSSRGSIDWWLDGLSGELRNNGRRNSQDWGNNGDIPKSGGISSTPSMRGTVCYIAPEYGGGGQLSEKCDVYSFGVLLLVLVAGRRPLQVTASPISEFERANLISWARQLAHNGKLLELVDTSIHSLDKEQALLCITIALLCLQRSPGKRPSMKEIVEMLSGEAEPPHLPFEFSPSPPSNFLFKSRKKAR